AGAGGCATTTACAAAGCACTATAGAAACTGAGGGCGGGCAGGATTAATTTGAAGTTCTCGCTTTTGTCATCAATCTTCTGGGCACGCTGCTGCGCCGCAAGGACGGTATCAATAATCCAAGTTGCTACCTTTTGTTGTTTTGGGTAATAACACTATAAAGGATATCCCATGGATTTACAAGTAGCAATTTGGGTTATGATAATCTAATTCTTTGCGTTGTTTTCTATATTTTTTAAAATGACATTGAATTTTGTAAAATAATATGAAATAATATATTATTATGGAACACAGATTCCTAAAGATTGGTATAGTAAAATGGGTGCAGTTTATTCAAACGCACGTAACTTAACACGAAACTCACGTAAAAGTGAGATTCATTTCTCTTAGGAGATTGAACAGCATGAAAATGATGATGGTATTCGCAGGATTTGTGTTGATGATAGCCTATTGTGTTATCGGAAACCCGATCAATATGGCAGAGGCGGAGGAAGTCTTGGGAACAGGAACGGAATCCCTGTTAGGAGGAGACCTAACCGACCCCGAAGACGATGGTGACCCTGAAGCAGATGAGGGTTACAACGCCACTTTCACAGCCAACGAGGAACCCGGATTCGCGGGCGGTGAATTCTCGTTTAACGTTTTCGATAACATCCTTGGCCCCGGCAATGACAAATGGTGCTGCGGACGTGGGGGCGGCATTCCAGAGGAAGGTCTACACATAACCGCTGAGTTTGAGGAGCCGTACGGATTGACCCACTTCACGGTATCTTCAGCGAACGATGTCCCTGCAAGGGATCCTACAGTGTGGGAAGTTCAGGGGTCGAACGATGGCGAGGATTTCACGACGATCTATTCTCACGACGGGGATAGCTTTTGGACTGAGCGGCTGCAAGTCGTTCTTTTTGAGGCAGGTGAAGATTTCGACGTTCAAGAAGTCGGGTATCGTTTTTTTCGGCATGTCACTTTTGACACCGCATCGAACCCGGCTGGTGCGTACTTTCAAATTGGCGAAATTGAGTACTTCGGCGATGCTAATCTTACCGCTGTAGACCCTAAAGCCAAGCTCACGACCACATGGGGACACCTCAAAAACGCCCGATAAGCACAAATACTGGACATTTTCTAAACCGGAAACCTGAATCGAGTAATAACTGGGTTTGGGTTTCCGTTTTCCATATCCGCACAAATGTCCAAAACCCTTCCCTAATTGCGATGTTCTGCTGGTCGGCTCTTTATTTGGGTCGGAAGATCGCGAGCGACAAGAAATACGCAGAAATACGCAGAAATACGCAGAAACACCCTATCAAATACCCCTATCAAACATCCCAAGCAAAAACACTCGTTCCTACAAAGATATATCCCGATTTTTTCAACATCGCGAGCACAGCTCGCTCCTACAAAGATATACTTCACCTTTTGCTTGACTTTACGTAAAAAGTTGTGGTATTATTACTCTATACAGTAACCAAGCCATAAACAGATACAAGCAATTACCCATAAGTAAGGAAATAAACCCTATTGTGTATCTTGCGGGAGTCTATCTATGATCTCGTTCAATCGTATCCCACAATGCCTCTGCCTAACATTGATATTGATCCTCATTGCCTTCGCCGCTAAAACGGGTGAAGAGACACCTTCCGGTTTTGCGCAAGAGGGTCTCCCATTCTTGAAAAAATACTGCTTCAACTGTCACGCTGGCGATGAACCTGCAGCAGAACTTGCGCTCAACGCATTTTCAGATGATCTGTCGCTCATTGAGAACCGTGATGTCTGGGACAGGGTCTTAGATATGGTAACGACAGGCTATATGCCACCATCGGAGAGTGAGCATCAACCAACGATGAAAGCATCTGATGCCTTTGTTGCGCATATTGAGGCGATTTTTGAACACGCAGACCGTACGGCAAAACCGGATCCAGGGCAAATAACTGTCCGCCGCCTCAATAAAGTCGAATACAAAAATACCGTTCGAGACCTGCTCGGTGTTGATTTCGATCCCACCGAAAACTTCCCAGCGGATGATGTCGGACACGGATTTGATCATATCGGTGATGTACTGACAATGTCGCCGCTTCTGATGGAACGCTATCTTGAAGCGGCAGAAGCGATCGCGACGCGTGTCATTTTAGTGG
This window of the Candidatus Poribacteria bacterium genome carries:
- a CDS encoding PEP-CTERM sorting domain-containing protein, with amino-acid sequence MKMMMVFAGFVLMIAYCVIGNPINMAEAEEVLGTGTESLLGGDLTDPEDDGDPEADEGYNATFTANEEPGFAGGEFSFNVFDNILGPGNDKWCCGRGGGIPEEGLHITAEFEEPYGLTHFTVSSANDVPARDPTVWEVQGSNDGEDFTTIYSHDGDSFWTERLQVVLFEAGEDFDVQEVGYRFFRHVTFDTASNPAGAYFQIGEIEYFGDANLTAVDPKAKLTTTWGHLKNAR